In the genome of Candidatus Bathyarchaeia archaeon, the window TCATCACGACTGGACGTGTCCCCGATCCTTCGTCCACGTAGTGAATTGCCAGACCGTCTATGTGGACCCATCTTTCCGCGAAGGGCCAACCGTCAAAGTATGGCCAGCCTTGTCGGATCATCTACAAGCCTCTTCAGCAGACTGTCGTTGACGAGATGCGCGGCCCGGTTGTGATATAGGGATTTAGTAGCCTCCGGCGGTCCATTCAGGTATCGAGTTTTTGACCGTGCTCCGAGACTATTCTGTGACGATTTCGCAACCACTCTGACATTTCTTCCACGTCCCAGACTCCTTGGGAGAAACTGTAATATCCGATTGCCATCCCTCACCGGTTGAGCTGACGGGATAATGGACTGGGGAATGAAAAACCGGCTTTCAAGAATAATCAAACCCGAGACCGGTAGAACAGTGATGCTTGCAGTAGACCATGGCTACTTCATGGGCCCCACTCACAAGCTTGAGGAGCCTCGGAAGACAATCGAGCCCCTCCTGGCTTATTCCGATGCAATAATGTGTACTCGCGGGGTGCTCCGGACCTCCGTCGATCCCAGATCGAATGTCCCTATTGTCCTACGGGTATCAGGAGGAGCTAGCATTATCGGGGAGTCTCTGACAAACGAGGCTATCACGACCTCTATCCACGACGCCGTTCGACTTAACGTGGCTGCAATGGCTCTTTCGATCTTCGTCGGGTCTGCCCACGAGCATCAAACCCTGACGAACCTAGGCAAGCTTGCGAACGAAGGCGAGGAACACGGCATTCCGGTTCTCGCCGTTACTGCAGTAGGAAAAGAACTGGAGAAAAGGGACGCGCGCTATCTTGCCCTAGCGTGTAGAATCGCCGCAGAGCTAGGAGCCCATTTTGTCAAGACATACTACTGCGAAGATTTCGGGAAAGTCGTCAAGGGCTGTCCAGTGCCATTGGTTGTTGCTGGAGGACCAAAACTTGAGACAGAACTAGACGCATTCCAGCTCGCCTACGACGCAATTCAGGAAGGAGCCGTCGGCGTCGATATGGGACGAAACATCTGGCAGTCGGAACACCCCGTTCCTATGATAAAGGCGATCCGAGAGATAGTGCACCGTGGCGCGACTGTCAGAGAAGCCCAAGAAGTCTACAACCAGTCTAAGAATATCAAAGAGCCAGTAATCGTAAGATCCTCCGCAGCACGCTAGTCGACTTGAGGAGAGATTGTACATTACCCGGAAACTGTACTGGGAAGAACCCTACTTGAAAGAATTTGCCGCAAAGATAGTTTCGATTGAAGGGCAAGCAGTTGTTTTAGACCAAACGCTATTCTATCCTCGAGGCGGCGGTGTAGCTTGCGACACCGGGACCCTGGACGCATCGAAGGTCAAGGAGACAACAAAAGCCGACGACGAGATAGTTCACACGCTAGAGTCACTAACATCTCTGAAGGTCGGAGACAAAGTGGCGGGACATGTTGATTGGGAGAGGAGACACAGCCTGATGAAGATGCACACTGCCGGCCACCTTCTCAGCTCTTTGTTCTATTCAAGGGCCAACTGCCGAATAACGGGAAACCAAATAGACGTGGACAGATCTAGAATGGATTTTGATCTCGAAGCCTTTGACCGGAACAAGATTGAGGGATATGTTTCCGAAGCGAATGAGCTGATTAGAAAAGATGCCCCAGTCAAGACGTACTTTCTGAAACGGGAAGAAGCCCTCAAGCTTCCTGACATGGTGAAACTTGCAGAAGCCGCACCGCCAGCCGAGGCCCAGCTTAGAATCGTCGAGATAGAAGGCATCGATCGCCAAGCCGACGGCGGACTGCACGTAGCCCATCTCAAAGAGATCGGACAAATCCAGCTGCTAAAGCTGGAGAACAAGGGAAAAACGAACAGACGACTATACTACGACCTTCGAAACTCATAACACGGATCTATTCTCGACTCCCTATTCCAACGTCAGCCGCCAAAAGATATCCCGCTGTAGTGGCCAGAAATGACCGTGTGTATCAGAAAGCGTAGTAATGATCGGTTCGCACGTTGAGCCACAACCCTTACCTTTCACAACTGCCCTTGGCGGCCGTTCAGGATTGGAAGATCCATCTGAAAGGCCGCTGTCCATGCTTCGACCCAGCAAAGGGACAGTTGTGATCATTGTCGCAATCTTACTGATCACTTCCTCCGTCGTGGCCTATTTTTACGCAATCTACCTGCCATCAACAGCGACAACGCCTTGCATAACGACTGGGCGCACTCATTGCTTTACAATCGTTGCTAATTCGAACGGATACAACGCGAGTCGTAATCAGCCTCTCCCATACCCCATCATGAACGTTCAGAGAGGTGACACGGTTGTCTTGCGCCTCATCAACAACGATTCTACACAATCCTACGGCCTTGCGGTCCAGTCTTACACGCCGAACGGAATCGTCACACACCCTGGTGACACCAAGTCAACTAGCTTCCAGGCAACAACAACGGGCAAGTTCCGAATCTATGATCCCATCATCACAACAATCGAGGTTTATGAAAAAGCAGAATTGGACGTAAGTTAATCCGAGCAAGATATTCGATTATTGAGGTCACCATTTTTCACGGTGGACAAAATCCTTGAAGGGTCGTCGTCCCCGTTTCAGCGAGGCCGAGGGAACCTCACTGGCAAGGTCAGGATAACCTAGAGATAAGACCCCGACGGGCTCGTAGTGTTTTGGAATGCCTAGCTCTTTTCTCAGGATGCCTGGTTTGAAGATTCCAACATTCCCCGCGAAGGCTGCCGCAAGCCCCTCGTCCGCAGCGGCGAGAAATACCAGCATGCAGCTACATCCGACGTCGAAATACCAAAACGGGACGGGCCAGTTGATTTCCTTGCCTCCCGAGCGGATCTTGTCAGGCTCGTGATACCTATCATGAACGATCTTCTCGCTGACGCAAGGTATCAATAGAACCGGCGCGTCACTCTTCAGATCTCTGAGCTCACGGATCCTCTTTCGTTGTTCTTGGTCGGTTACGACTACGAAGGCGACCTCTTGGCTGTACCCGGCACTAGGATAGTGTTGAGCGAGGGAGAGAATCCTATCTATTTTCTCTCTCGGAACAGGGTCCGGTTTGAAGGCTCGAATCATCTTACGGCTGAGAACTGTTCTTGCGAAATCCATCTTGGTCGAATCTCGCTCGGGGCTTCCTCAAAAGTGTGCGTGGGTGAGTCGCGGGTTTTTATTCGGCTTCTCTTCGATTTGCTGAGTTCCTCACGCTTCACAATCTAGAGTTGGTTGCCCGTGATAACTTTCGACAATGCTGGAAAACGCTTCGGCAATCTAGACGCTGTCAAAGACTTCTCCATCACCATCAAGGACGGAGAGATTCTTGGGCTTCTCGGTCCGAACGGAGCAGGGAAGACTACTCTCATGCTTATGATGGGAACCGTCTACCGCCCCTCGAGTGGAACAATAACAGTCAACGGCTTTGATGTTGTGAAGCATCCGAACGAGGTTAGGAGACTCATCGGAATCGCTTTCCAGGATCCCAGAGTGGACGGGATCCTGAGCGGGTTCGAGGTACTGAACTGGCACCTCAAGATGACCACAACCCACGACAAAGACGAGCGCCGACGCCGAGTCGAAGACGTCCTGAAAGCGCTGGACCTGTGGGACTCGCGGAAGAAACGGACGTGGCTGATGAGCGGAGGTATGAAGAAGAAGATTGAGGATGCAAAGATCCTGGTTCAGCGGCCGAGCATTGCGGTGTTCGACGAGCCCACCGCCTTTCTCGATGTTCCGAGCAGGTTGCTGGTCTGGAAGATGATCCGCCAGTTGAGAGACGAGGGATCTACCGTCATCGTCGCCACGAATATGATGGACGAGGCTGAACGGCTCTCCGAGAGAGTTGCGATAGTCAACAAG includes:
- the lsrF gene encoding 3-hydroxy-5-phosphonooxypentane-2,4-dione thiolase; this encodes MDWGMKNRLSRIIKPETGRTVMLAVDHGYFMGPTHKLEEPRKTIEPLLAYSDAIMCTRGVLRTSVDPRSNVPIVLRVSGGASIIGESLTNEAITTSIHDAVRLNVAAMALSIFVGSAHEHQTLTNLGKLANEGEEHGIPVLAVTAVGKELEKRDARYLALACRIAAELGAHFVKTYYCEDFGKVVKGCPVPLVVAGGPKLETELDAFQLAYDAIQEGAVGVDMGRNIWQSEHPVPMIKAIREIVHRGATVREAQEVYNQSKNIKEPVIVRSSAAR
- a CDS encoding alanyl-tRNA editing protein, producing MKEFAAKIVSIEGQAVVLDQTLFYPRGGGVACDTGTLDASKVKETTKADDEIVHTLESLTSLKVGDKVAGHVDWERRHSLMKMHTAGHLLSSLFYSRANCRITGNQIDVDRSRMDFDLEAFDRNKIEGYVSEANELIRKDAPVKTYFLKREEALKLPDMVKLAEAAPPAEAQLRIVEIEGIDRQADGGLHVAHLKEIGQIQLLKLENKGKTNRRLYYDLRNS
- a CDS encoding nitroreductase family protein, whose amino-acid sequence is MDFARTVLSRKMIRAFKPDPVPREKIDRILSLAQHYPSAGYSQEVAFVVVTDQEQRKRIRELRDLKSDAPVLLIPCVSEKIVHDRYHEPDKIRSGGKEINWPVPFWYFDVGCSCMLVFLAAADEGLAAAFAGNVGIFKPGILRKELGIPKHYEPVGVLSLGYPDLASEVPSASLKRGRRPFKDFVHREKW
- a CDS encoding ATP-binding cassette domain-containing protein → MITFDNAGKRFGNLDAVKDFSITIKDGEILGLLGPNGAGKTTLMLMMGTVYRPSSGTITVNGFDVVKHPNEVRRLIGIAFQDPRVDGILSGFEVLNWHLKMTTTHDKDERRRRVEDVLKALDLWDSRKKRTWLMSGGMKKKIEDAKILVQRPSIAVFDEPTAFLDVPSRLLVWKMIRQLRDEGSTVIVATNMMDEAERLSERVAIVNKGKLVASETPEQLKGTVKGGEVLELTLNDGHEFRPDMLTKFPEVHDVKKQDNKILVFLNSGTLLLPKIVDTLSTQGFKIESVKLKEVSLEDVFLTYTGQRLE